The proteins below come from a single Elusimicrobiota bacterium genomic window:
- a CDS encoding energy-coupling factor transporter transmembrane component T, which translates to MKHSFFDKYSYLETPVHKIPVIIKIISFLIFAISIILFSEWSFLVYLIGFFILVITVYFSKVPVFFIIKKILTIFPFIFIISLCNFFSKSLNYTIIIKTVLNSTLILIAIILLVETTKFPKLLNGLSKLGIPKIIILLLSFIYRYFFVLIDEVEKMVYSAKIRSYRKLNLKIIANMFGILFVRSYERAERIYSAMVMRGFDGELKL; encoded by the coding sequence GCCTGTTCATAAGATTCCTGTAATCATAAAGATTATCTCATTTCTCATTTTTGCTATATCAATAATCTTGTTTTCAGAATGGTCCTTCCTGGTTTATCTTATAGGATTTTTTATTTTAGTAATTACAGTTTATTTTTCAAAAGTACCTGTTTTTTTCATTATAAAAAAAATTCTTACAATTTTTCCATTTATCTTTATAATATCACTCTGTAACTTTTTTTCAAAATCTCTAAATTATACTATTATAATAAAAACAGTATTAAATTCGACCTTGATACTTATTGCAATTATTCTACTTGTAGAAACGACAAAATTTCCCAAACTACTTAATGGGCTATCTAAACTTGGCATTCCCAAAATTATTATTCTTCTACTTTCATTTATTTACAGATATTTTTTTGTCTTAATAGATGAGGTAGAAAAAATGGTATATTCTGCTAAAATTAGAAGTTATAGAAAACTAAATTTAAAAATAATTGCAAATATGTTCGGAATTCTTTTTGTAAGAAGCTATGAGAGAGCAGAAAGAATTTATTCAGCAATGGTAATGCGTGGCTTTGATGGAGAACTAAAATTATGA